In a genomic window of Pseudomonadota bacterium:
- a CDS encoding MoxR family ATPase codes for MPSSLPAAPFRAASPLPKSVDDTVRLLDRGDYIADRSLATAVHLALGLRRPLFLEGEAGVGKTEIAKVLALCLGRDLIRLQCYEGLDVASAVYEWNYARQMIEIRLAEAAGQHDRAEIGAEIFTRQFLVERPLLHAIAHPGPAPVLLIDELDRTDEPFEAYLLEVLSDWQISIPELGTIKAAEAPIVIITSNRTREIHDAIKRRCFYYWVDYPNAERELAILKVKAPQAPAELSRQIVGFVQKLREMDLFKLPGVAETIDWAQALVQLDQLVLEPDAINNTLGVLLKYQDDIAKITGSEASRILGEVKAELSRRDAP; via the coding sequence ATGCCCTCTTCCTTGCCCGCCGCACCGTTCCGAGCCGCCTCGCCCCTGCCGAAGTCGGTCGACGATACCGTTCGCCTCTTGGATCGCGGCGACTACATCGCCGACCGATCGCTCGCAACCGCCGTCCATCTCGCCCTCGGCCTTCGTCGGCCCCTCTTCCTTGAAGGCGAGGCGGGTGTGGGCAAGACCGAGATCGCCAAGGTGCTCGCCCTCTGCCTCGGGCGCGATCTCATCCGGCTCCAATGCTATGAGGGCCTGGACGTCGCCTCGGCGGTCTACGAGTGGAACTACGCCAGGCAGATGATCGAGATCCGGCTCGCGGAAGCCGCCGGCCAGCACGACCGGGCCGAGATCGGTGCCGAGATCTTCACCCGCCAGTTCCTGGTGGAGCGGCCGCTCTTGCACGCGATCGCGCATCCGGGTCCGGCACCGGTCCTGCTCATCGACGAGCTCGATCGCACCGACGAGCCGTTCGAGGCCTATCTCCTCGAGGTGCTCTCCGATTGGCAGATCAGCATTCCCGAGCTCGGCACCATCAAGGCCGCCGAGGCGCCGATCGTCATCATCACGTCCAACCGCACGCGTGAGATCCACGACGCGATCAAGCGGCGCTGCTTCTACTATTGGGTCGACTATCCCAATGCCGAGCGCGAGCTGGCGATCCTCAAGGTCAAGGCGCCGCAGGCACCGGCCGAATTGAGCCGCCAGATCGTCGGCTTCGTGCAGAAGCTGAGAGAGATGGATCTCTTCAAGCTGCCGGGCGTGGCCGAGACCATCGACTGGGCGCAGGCGCTGGTGCAGCTGGATCAGCTCGTGCTCGAGCCGGACGCGATCAACAACACCCTTGGCGTCCTCCTCAAATATCAGGACGACATCGCCAAGATCACCGGCAGCGAGGCAAGCCGCATCCTGGGCGAGGTCAAGGCCGAGCTCAGCCGGCGCGACGCGCCCTGA
- a CDS encoding pyrrolidone-carboxylate peptidase, protein MPRILLTGFTPFLGYDVNPTQRLVEAVAGGAIRLTGAAVAARLLRTDYRLSEVDFDAALADVRPDAIVAFGLAFSADEVRPERIAVNFDDGEEAGLPVARRIAADGPVGYWSTLPVDAMLAALAGAGLPVKASNHAGGFICNHIFYYARHRIEREQLGLPMGFVHVPPLPEQLGDAPERKGLAIERLLEAARVILAVVAERIGAPVAA, encoded by the coding sequence ATGCCGCGAATTCTGCTGACGGGCTTCACCCCTTTCCTCGGTTACGACGTCAATCCGACCCAGCGCCTGGTGGAGGCGGTCGCCGGCGGCGCCATTCGGCTCACCGGGGCCGCCGTTGCAGCGAGGCTCTTGCGCACGGATTACCGGTTGTCGGAGGTGGATTTCGATGCCGCCCTCGCCGACGTGCGTCCGGATGCGATCGTCGCCTTCGGCCTCGCCTTTTCCGCCGACGAGGTCCGGCCGGAGCGCATCGCGGTCAATTTCGACGACGGCGAGGAGGCGGGGTTGCCGGTCGCAAGGCGCATCGCCGCGGACGGGCCGGTCGGCTATTGGTCGACCCTGCCGGTCGACGCCATGCTGGCCGCGCTCGCCGGCGCCGGCTTGCCGGTCAAGGCCTCCAACCATGCCGGTGGCTTTATCTGCAATCACATCTTTTACTATGCGCGCCATCGGATCGAACGGGAGCAGCTTGGGCTGCCCATGGGCTTCGTGCACGTGCCGCCGCTTCCCGAACAGTTGGGCGACGCGCCGGAACGCAAGGGGCTGGCGATCGAGCGCCTGCTGGAGGCGGCGCGGGTGATCCTCGCCGTGGTGGCCGAGCGCATAGGCGCTCCCGTCGCGGCTTAG
- a CDS encoding GNAT family N-acetyltransferase produces MRLRDGTPADIEAIVRLENDPTCNLWVSQWTAERHLAALVDGHHRYVVAESDAGDWVGFAFLRDIRSANRCIEMQRIAVNRSDAGYGRALMKRVTWLAFEEYSAHRVWFDVIETNARARHVYRSLGFVEEGVFREAKLYQDGFYYSLVLMAMLEGEYRQRRALFAG; encoded by the coding sequence ATGCGTCTGCGCGACGGCACCCCGGCCGACATCGAGGCGATCGTCCGGCTGGAAAACGACCCCACCTGCAATCTCTGGGTCAGCCAATGGACGGCCGAGCGGCATTTGGCGGCGCTGGTGGACGGCCACCACCGCTATGTGGTGGCCGAGAGCGATGCCGGCGACTGGGTCGGCTTTGCCTTCCTCAGGGACATTCGCTCCGCCAATCGCTGCATCGAGATGCAGCGGATCGCCGTCAACCGGTCGGATGCAGGCTATGGCAGGGCGCTGATGAAGCGGGTCACATGGCTCGCTTTCGAGGAATACAGCGCGCACCGGGTGTGGTTCGACGTCATCGAGACCAATGCAAGGGCTCGCCATGTCTACCGCTCCTTGGGCTTCGTCGAAGAGGGCGTGTTCCGCGAGGCGAAGCTTTACCAGGACGGGTTCTACTACTCGCTCGTGCTCATGGCGATGCTCGAGGGGGAGTATCGCCAGCGCCGCGCTCTCTTTGCCGGCTGA
- a CDS encoding DMT family transporter, protein MSIDEPPARASDRAGLRAIVYVLVTVTLFAFMNGTAKYLTQSYPVIQVLWGRFFFAMLVTLIYMYGPNFIGRLRTRRPALQFVRSCLMLGCTLMFITALSLMPLAEVEALNFTAPLFVTALSLPLLGETVDARRWIAVLAGFVGVLVIIRPGAGVMSWAALLPVCVALGYALYQITTRYVGNSDPALTSLFYAGLLGTVGFSAIVPFYWQTPSPVDWLLFGAVGTVGASSHLLMIKALALAPASVLQPFGYIELVWAVAIGWAVFGAIPDAYTVLGAIIIVASGFYVLSRQRERGAGDTPPRASP, encoded by the coding sequence ATGTCGATCGATGAACCGCCCGCACGGGCGTCAGACCGCGCCGGCCTCAGAGCCATCGTCTACGTACTGGTGACGGTGACGCTGTTCGCGTTCATGAACGGCACCGCCAAGTACCTGACCCAGAGCTATCCGGTCATTCAGGTGCTGTGGGGACGCTTCTTCTTCGCCATGCTGGTGACCCTCATCTACATGTACGGACCGAATTTCATCGGGCGCTTGCGCACGCGGCGGCCGGCCCTCCAGTTCGTCCGCTCGTGCCTGATGCTGGGCTGCACCCTCATGTTCATCACCGCCTTGAGCCTGATGCCGCTGGCCGAGGTCGAGGCCCTCAACTTCACCGCTCCCTTGTTCGTGACGGCGCTGTCGCTACCGCTTCTGGGCGAAACCGTGGACGCCAGGCGCTGGATCGCCGTGCTGGCGGGCTTTGTCGGCGTGCTCGTGATCATCCGCCCGGGCGCCGGCGTCATGAGCTGGGCAGCCTTGCTGCCGGTATGCGTGGCCCTCGGCTATGCCCTCTATCAGATCACCACCCGGTACGTCGGCAACAGCGACCCGGCTCTGACCTCGCTCTTCTATGCGGGCCTGCTCGGCACGGTTGGTTTCTCGGCCATCGTACCGTTCTATTGGCAGACGCCATCCCCGGTCGATTGGCTGCTGTTCGGCGCCGTCGGCACGGTGGGTGCCAGCTCCCATCTGCTCATGATCAAAGCTCTGGCGCTGGCGCCGGCTTCGGTCCTGCAGCCTTTCGGTTACATCGAGCTGGTCTGGGCGGTTGCCATCGGCTGGGCGGTCTTCGGCGCCATCCCCGATGCCTACACCGTTCTGGGCGCGATCATCATCGTGGCGAGCGGCTTCTATGTGCTCAGCCGGCAAAGAGAGCGCGGCGCTGGCGATACTCCCCCTCGAGCATCGCCATGA
- a CDS encoding type II toxin-antitoxin system VapC family toxin — protein MVLLDTHALFWLVEGVDRLGARARRMCDQTLRTGTLCISAISFWEAALLQARARINLPVGTLKWRQEILRVGLKEISIDGEIGIAATTLEKLHADPADRIIVASAVQLGATLVTADRRILEWSGLLTRHDART, from the coding sequence ATGGTTCTCCTCGACACTCATGCGCTTTTTTGGCTGGTAGAAGGTGTCGACCGACTTGGAGCTCGTGCCCGACGGATGTGCGATCAAACGCTGCGGACGGGTACGCTTTGCATTTCGGCCATCAGCTTCTGGGAAGCGGCTCTCTTGCAGGCTCGCGCTCGCATCAATCTCCCGGTCGGAACGCTCAAATGGCGCCAAGAGATCCTCCGCGTCGGGCTGAAGGAGATTTCGATCGACGGAGAGATCGGAATCGCCGCGACCACGCTTGAAAAGCTGCACGCCGATCCGGCAGACCGCATTATCGTTGCAAGTGCGGTCCAGCTCGGCGCGACCCTGGTGACGGCCGATCGCCGCATCCTGGAATGGTCTGGACTGCTCACGCGCCACGACGCCAGGACCTAA
- a CDS encoding type II toxin-antitoxin system Phd/YefM family antitoxin, which translates to MNKTLKASEFKAKCLKVMDEVAASGEPVTITKKGKPVARLVPFQERPKTAFGALKGMVTIKGDIISPLDAGWEALEE; encoded by the coding sequence ATGAACAAGACGCTAAAAGCCTCCGAATTCAAGGCCAAGTGCCTGAAAGTGATGGACGAGGTGGCAGCCAGCGGCGAGCCGGTGACGATCACCAAGAAGGGCAAGCCGGTCGCCCGCCTCGTGCCATTTCAGGAGCGGCCCAAAACGGCGTTTGGGGCCCTCAAGGGAATGGTCACGATTAAGGGCGACATCATCTCGCCTTTGGACGCTGGGTGGGAAGCGCTTGAGGAATGA
- a CDS encoding xanthine dehydrogenase family protein subunit M — MYEFNYQKAGSVAEAAKLATGEAKILAGGMTLIPTLKMRLAKPSALIDISGLGELKSIKVDGGTVTIGAMTTHAEVAHSAAVKKAIPALAQLAEGIGDPQVRNRGTIGGSIANNDPAADYPAGCIALGATIHTNTRKIAADAFFTGLFETALKPGEIVTAVSFPVPEKAAYSKFPNPASRYAIVGVFVAKAKDGVRVGVTGAGPGVFRQKAMEKALSAKFAPSALEGIKVEASGLNSDIHASAAYRAHLVGVMAKRAVAAAGG; from the coding sequence ATGTACGAGTTCAACTATCAGAAGGCCGGCTCGGTCGCCGAAGCCGCCAAGCTCGCGACCGGCGAAGCCAAGATCCTGGCCGGCGGGATGACCCTCATCCCCACCTTGAAGATGCGCCTGGCCAAGCCCAGCGCCCTCATCGACATTTCCGGCCTGGGCGAGCTCAAATCGATCAAGGTCGACGGCGGCACCGTCACCATCGGCGCCATGACCACCCATGCCGAGGTGGCGCATTCGGCGGCGGTCAAGAAGGCGATCCCGGCCCTGGCCCAGCTCGCCGAAGGCATCGGCGATCCGCAAGTGCGCAATCGCGGTACCATCGGCGGCTCGATCGCCAACAACGATCCCGCCGCGGACTATCCCGCGGGCTGCATCGCCTTGGGTGCGACCATCCACACCAACACCCGCAAGATCGCCGCCGACGCGTTCTTCACCGGACTGTTCGAGACCGCCCTCAAGCCTGGAGAGATCGTGACCGCCGTCAGCTTCCCGGTTCCGGAGAAGGCCGCCTATTCGAAGTTTCCGAACCCGGCCTCGCGCTACGCCATCGTCGGCGTGTTCGTGGCCAAGGCCAAGGACGGCGTGCGTGTCGGCGTGACCGGAGCCGGGCCCGGCGTGTTCCGCCAAAAGGCCATGGAGAAGGCGCTCTCGGCCAAGTTCGCCCCATCGGCATTGGAGGGGATCAAGGTCGAGGCGAGCGGGCTCAACAGCGATATCCACGCCTCGGCGGCCTACCGGGCGCATCTTGTCGGCGTGATGGCCAAGCGCGCGGTGGCGGCGGCCGGCGGCTGA
- a CDS encoding xanthine dehydrogenase family protein molybdopterin-binding subunit, which yields MADTGIGASVRRREDARFLTGRGNYTDDINRPGQVYAYMLRSPHAHARIKKLDTKKASKAPGVVAIFTGADMKTGGLPCGWLVKNQDGSNMAEPPHPPLAQDFVRHVGDQVAVVIAETRDQAKDAAELIDVDYQPLPAVVSLADAVKPKAPQVWEQAKGNLCYDWAIGDKAAVDAAFAKAHHVSKLDLVNNRLVANAMEPRAAIGEYDNLSGDYTLYTTSQNPHVIRLLMGAFVLQLPEHRLRVVAPDVGGGFGSKIYHYAEEAIVTWAAPKVGRPIKWTAERSESFISDAQGRDHVTHVELALDKNGKFLALKVQTLANMGAYLSTFATCVPTYLYATLLAGVYTTPVIWANVKAVFTNTVPVDAYRGAGRPEATYLLERIVDVAARDLKQDPADIRRRNFIQPSQFPYQTPVALQYDTGNYEATLDVAMKMIDYKGFAKRKEEAAKRGKIRGIGLACYIEACGIAPSAVVGSLGARAGLFESANIRVHPTGSVSVFTGSHSHGQGHETTFAQVVSDMLGIPIEQVDIVHGDTGKIAFGMGTYGSRSIAVGGTAIVKALDKVIAKGKKIAAHLMEAAEADIVFKDGKFSVAGTDKSKTLTDISLTAYVPHNYPKDLEPGLEEQAFYDPLNFTFPSGCYIAEVEIDPDTGVTKIMRFVASDDFGKIINPMIVEGQVHGGLAQGIGQAMLEDCLYDKESGQLLTGSYMDYCMPRADDLPSFEVKHSDKPTPCTHNPLGVKGCGEAGAIGAPAALMNAISNALGIAHLDMPATPERVWRTIQKQKMPQAAE from the coding sequence ATGGCCGATACAGGCATCGGCGCTTCCGTAAGGAGGCGCGAGGACGCGCGGTTCCTAACCGGCCGCGGCAACTACACCGACGACATAAACCGGCCGGGGCAGGTCTACGCCTATATGCTGCGCTCGCCGCATGCGCATGCGCGCATCAAGAAGCTCGACACCAAGAAGGCATCGAAGGCGCCGGGCGTGGTGGCGATCTTCACCGGCGCCGACATGAAGACCGGCGGCTTGCCCTGCGGCTGGCTGGTGAAGAACCAGGACGGCTCCAACATGGCGGAGCCGCCGCATCCGCCCTTGGCGCAGGATTTCGTTCGCCATGTGGGCGACCAGGTGGCCGTCGTCATCGCCGAGACGCGCGACCAGGCGAAGGACGCGGCCGAGCTCATCGACGTCGACTATCAGCCGCTGCCGGCGGTGGTCAGCCTGGCCGACGCGGTCAAGCCGAAAGCGCCCCAGGTCTGGGAGCAGGCCAAGGGCAATCTCTGCTATGACTGGGCCATCGGCGACAAGGCCGCGGTCGACGCCGCCTTCGCCAAGGCGCACCACGTCTCCAAGCTCGACCTGGTCAACAACCGCCTGGTCGCCAACGCCATGGAGCCCAGGGCGGCGATCGGCGAGTACGACAATCTGAGCGGCGACTACACGCTCTACACCACCAGCCAGAACCCGCATGTGATCCGCTTGCTGATGGGCGCCTTCGTGCTGCAGCTACCTGAGCACAGGCTTCGGGTGGTGGCGCCGGATGTCGGCGGCGGCTTCGGCTCGAAGATCTATCACTACGCCGAGGAGGCGATCGTCACCTGGGCAGCACCCAAGGTCGGGCGACCGATCAAATGGACGGCGGAGCGGAGCGAGAGCTTCATCTCCGATGCCCAGGGCCGCGACCATGTGACCCATGTCGAGCTCGCCCTCGACAAGAACGGCAAGTTCCTTGCGCTCAAGGTGCAGACGCTCGCCAATATGGGCGCCTATCTCTCGACCTTCGCCACCTGCGTGCCGACATACCTCTACGCCACCTTGCTCGCCGGCGTGTACACAACGCCGGTGATCTGGGCGAATGTGAAGGCGGTGTTCACCAACACCGTGCCGGTCGACGCCTATCGCGGCGCCGGGCGGCCCGAGGCAACCTATCTCTTGGAGCGCATCGTCGACGTAGCGGCGCGGGATCTGAAGCAGGATCCGGCGGACATCCGCAGGCGCAACTTCATCCAGCCGAGCCAGTTCCCCTATCAGACGCCGGTGGCCCTCCAATACGACACCGGCAACTACGAAGCCACCCTCGACGTCGCCATGAAGATGATCGACTACAAGGGCTTCGCCAAACGCAAGGAGGAAGCCGCCAAGCGCGGCAAGATCCGGGGCATCGGCTTGGCCTGCTACATCGAAGCCTGCGGCATCGCGCCGTCGGCGGTGGTGGGCTCGCTCGGCGCGCGTGCCGGCTTGTTCGAGTCGGCGAATATCCGGGTGCATCCGACCGGCTCGGTCAGCGTATTCACCGGTTCCCACAGCCACGGCCAAGGCCACGAGACCACCTTCGCCCAGGTGGTCTCCGACATGCTCGGCATTCCGATCGAGCAGGTCGACATCGTTCACGGCGACACCGGCAAGATCGCATTCGGCATGGGCACCTACGGCTCGCGCTCGATCGCGGTCGGCGGCACGGCGATCGTCAAGGCCCTCGACAAGGTGATCGCCAAGGGCAAGAAGATCGCCGCGCATCTGATGGAGGCCGCCGAGGCCGACATCGTCTTCAAGGACGGCAAGTTCTCGGTCGCCGGGACCGACAAGTCGAAGACCTTGACCGACATCTCGCTCACCGCCTATGTGCCGCACAACTATCCGAAGGATCTGGAGCCGGGACTGGAGGAGCAGGCCTTCTACGACCCGCTCAACTTCACCTTCCCGTCGGGCTGCTACATCGCCGAGGTGGAGATCGATCCCGACACCGGCGTGACCAAGATCATGCGCTTCGTCGCCTCGGACGATTTCGGCAAGATCATCAATCCGATGATCGTCGAGGGCCAGGTGCATGGCGGTCTCGCCCAAGGCATCGGCCAGGCGATGCTGGAGGACTGCCTCTACGACAAGGAGTCGGGCCAGCTCCTGACCGGCTCCTACATGGACTACTGCATGCCGCGGGCGGACGATCTGCCGTCATTCGAGGTCAAGCACTCCGACAAGCCGACACCCTGCACGCACAATCCCTTGGGCGTGAAGGGATGCGGCGAGGCCGGCGCCATCGGCGCGCCGGCGGCCTTGATGAACGCCATCAGCAATGCCCTTGGCATCGCCCATCTCGACATGCCGGCCACGCCCGAGCGGGTATGGCGGACCATCCAGAAGCAGAAGATGCCGCAGGCGGCAGAGTAA
- a CDS encoding (2Fe-2S)-binding protein has product MASINVAMTVNGKAASGTVEARTLLVQFLREKLGLTGTHVGCDTSQCGACVVHVNGKSVKSCTILAAQADGAKIITIEGLAKNGELHPMQAAFKEHHGLQCGFCTPGMVMSAVDLVQNNKNPSEQEVREWLEGNICRCTGYHNIVKAIQAGAKAMGR; this is encoded by the coding sequence ATGGCCTCGATCAATGTCGCCATGACCGTCAACGGAAAAGCCGCCTCCGGGACGGTCGAAGCGCGCACGCTGCTGGTGCAGTTCCTGCGCGAGAAGCTCGGCCTCACCGGCACACATGTCGGCTGCGACACCAGCCAATGCGGGGCCTGCGTCGTCCACGTCAACGGCAAGTCGGTCAAGAGCTGCACCATTCTCGCCGCGCAGGCCGATGGCGCCAAGATCATCACCATCGAGGGTCTGGCCAAGAACGGCGAGCTGCATCCGATGCAGGCCGCCTTCAAGGAGCATCATGGCCTCCAGTGCGGCTTCTGCACGCCCGGCATGGTCATGAGCGCGGTCGATCTCGTGCAGAACAACAAGAATCCCTCCGAGCAGGAAGTTCGCGAATGGCTTGAGGGCAACATCTGCCGGTGCACTGGCTATCACAACATCGTCAAAGCCATTCAAGCCGGCGCCAAGGCGATGGGGAGGTAA
- a CDS encoding carbon monoxide dehydrogenase subunit G: MEMTGQYRIPAPRQRVWAALNDPEILRQAIPGCEEIEKTSDTSFTAKVRAKVGPVSATFTGAVTLSDLDPPNAYTISGEGKGGVAGFAKGGAKVRLLEDGDGTILQYTVTANVGGKLAQIGSRLIDATANKLSAEFFAHLGTLITAGAPAGETSSAAASAMAAPSEPPADAPPSQGQATKGLPPWVWVGGVVLFVVLIVLFFGRGG; this comes from the coding sequence ATGGAGATGACCGGCCAATACCGTATTCCTGCACCGCGCCAGCGCGTGTGGGCCGCCCTCAACGATCCGGAGATCCTCCGCCAGGCGATCCCCGGCTGCGAGGAGATCGAGAAGACCTCCGACACCAGCTTCACCGCCAAGGTACGCGCGAAGGTGGGACCGGTCTCCGCCACCTTCACCGGCGCGGTGACGTTGAGCGACCTCGATCCGCCCAACGCCTACACCATTTCCGGCGAGGGCAAGGGCGGCGTCGCCGGCTTTGCCAAGGGCGGCGCCAAAGTGCGTCTCCTCGAAGACGGCGACGGCACGATCCTGCAATACACCGTCACCGCCAATGTCGGCGGCAAGCTTGCCCAGATCGGCTCGCGCCTCATCGACGCGACGGCGAACAAATTGTCGGCGGAGTTCTTCGCGCATTTGGGGACGCTGATCACCGCCGGCGCCCCCGCGGGCGAGACCTCGAGCGCGGCCGCGAGCGCCATGGCCGCGCCGAGCGAGCCGCCGGCCGACGCACCGCCTTCGCAAGGTCAGGCGACCAAGGGTCTTCCGCCCTGGGTCTGGGTGGGCGGTGTCGTGCTGTTCGTGGTGCTCATCGTGCTTTTCTTCGGCCGCGGCGGCTAG
- a CDS encoding GNAT family N-acetyltransferase, with protein MSIEEAEEHRRGSGQAQERRASSVGRVTLVPPSMERLARYAAALETGWSPSTTENVSARQFAALKRDAAGFLTELTRRDGTVTLADGRVVPRLPGPVFWLWDGDFCGSINLRYMPGTDTLPEHISGHIGYSVVPWRWRQGYATRALRLLLPVAREAGLGRVAVTCDFDNVGSQKVILANGGLFAGTRQPDPPAAKVKLHFWVPTEPAQEPAAGRIPAAELSLRGATPADFDFARTVYFETMGAVIEHLFGWDEARKTTHFAARFKTDEASIVMLGGRDIGWLQRQDLPQAVNLGQLYVRAPWQRRGVGAWALRCVLAEADQRGKPVTLSVVRHNPAQRLYERHGFRTTHEDERKTYMQRRPQDRP; from the coding sequence ATGTCGATCGAGGAAGCAGAAGAGCACCGGCGCGGCAGTGGGCAGGCCCAGGAGCGCCGGGCGAGCTCTGTGGGCCGCGTGACCCTGGTGCCGCCCAGCATGGAACGGCTCGCTCGCTATGCGGCCGCGCTCGAGACCGGCTGGTCGCCAAGCACCACGGAGAATGTCAGCGCCCGGCAGTTCGCTGCGCTCAAGCGGGACGCAGCCGGGTTCTTGACCGAGCTCACCAGGCGGGACGGCACGGTCACGCTGGCGGACGGCCGCGTCGTGCCGCGCCTGCCCGGTCCGGTATTCTGGCTCTGGGACGGCGATTTCTGCGGCTCAATCAACCTGCGCTACATGCCCGGGACCGACACGCTGCCGGAGCACATCTCAGGGCATATCGGCTATTCGGTCGTCCCCTGGCGGTGGCGCCAGGGCTATGCCACGCGCGCCTTGCGGCTATTGCTGCCGGTTGCCCGCGAAGCCGGCCTCGGGCGGGTCGCGGTCACCTGCGACTTCGACAATGTCGGCTCGCAGAAGGTCATCCTTGCCAATGGCGGCCTGTTCGCGGGAACGCGCCAGCCCGATCCGCCCGCAGCCAAGGTCAAGTTGCATTTTTGGGTTCCGACCGAGCCGGCGCAGGAGCCGGCAGCCGGCAGGATTCCCGCGGCCGAGCTGTCGCTGCGCGGCGCCACGCCGGCGGATTTCGACTTCGCGCGCACGGTCTACTTCGAGACCATGGGTGCGGTCATCGAGCACCTCTTCGGCTGGGATGAGGCGCGTAAGACCACGCACTTTGCCGCCCGCTTCAAGACCGACGAAGCCAGCATCGTCATGCTGGGCGGCCGCGACATCGGCTGGCTGCAGCGCCAAGACTTGCCGCAGGCGGTCAATTTGGGCCAGCTCTATGTCCGCGCTCCCTGGCAACGCCGCGGCGTCGGCGCCTGGGCATTGCGATGCGTGCTCGCGGAGGCGGATCAGCGCGGCAAACCCGTCACGCTGAGCGTCGTTCGGCACAATCCGGCACAGCGCCTCTACGAGCGCCATGGCTTCCGCACGACCCATGAGGACGAGCGCAAGACCTACATGCAGCGACGTCCGCAGGACCGCCCATAA
- a CDS encoding molybdopterin-guanine dinucleotide biosynthesis protein A, with the protein MGWHAWRAGALAVAILLTLTGSASADDRQAGYYYPKPKSSELYVALARTLIDSDRSRRISFVNDFTAAQYARPQEPPVALFAKGDQAEKLIIVSLNDGYANTLYRMRGLLAMMTSVVRQTDLFRSLEVDELFTFIDLLKMLGFKQLTLTNGRDFAHQVFIR; encoded by the coding sequence ATGGGATGGCATGCGTGGCGAGCGGGCGCGCTGGCGGTCGCGATTCTGCTGACGTTGACCGGCTCGGCTTCGGCCGATGACAGGCAGGCCGGCTATTACTATCCGAAACCGAAGTCGAGCGAGTTGTACGTGGCCCTCGCCCGCACCCTCATTGATTCCGATCGTTCGAGGCGCATCAGCTTCGTCAACGACTTCACGGCCGCGCAATATGCACGCCCGCAAGAGCCGCCGGTGGCCCTCTTCGCCAAGGGCGATCAGGCCGAGAAGCTGATCATCGTCAGCCTGAACGACGGCTATGCCAACACCCTCTATCGCATGCGTGGGCTGCTCGCCATGATGACCTCGGTCGTCAGGCAAACCGATCTCTTTCGCTCTCTCGAAGTGGATGAGCTCTTCACCTTCATCGATCTCCTGAAGATGCTCGGCTTCAAGCAATTGACCCTGACCAACGGCCGCGACTTCGCCCATCAGGTCTTCATTCGCTAG
- a CDS encoding ABC transporter substrate-binding protein, giving the protein MVLHRVLLVLAILLAAIRPASAEKLTVLLDWFINPDHAPLFVALEKGYFRDAGLEVELIAPADPNDPPKLVAARQADIAVSYQPQLHLQVAAGLPLARIGTMVATPLVTVVALADGPVKTMADLKGRKIGYSVAGSEEALLKAMLAKNGLKLTDVTLVNVNFALVQALLSEQVAAVIGAYRNFELNQLEIEKRPGRAFYPEEEGVPAFDELIFVARNDRLSDPNFRKFLDAVERGTLFLINHPEESWGLFIKNHKELDDELNRRAWRDTLPRFAHSPAALDAQRYERFARFLNAAGLIPSVPALSSYAVELK; this is encoded by the coding sequence ATCGTGCTTCATCGCGTCCTGCTGGTACTGGCAATCCTGCTGGCTGCAATCCGTCCGGCTTCGGCGGAGAAGCTGACCGTGCTTCTGGATTGGTTCATCAATCCCGATCATGCGCCGCTGTTCGTCGCCTTGGAGAAGGGCTACTTCCGGGACGCCGGGCTCGAGGTCGAGCTCATAGCACCTGCCGATCCGAACGATCCGCCGAAGCTGGTCGCCGCGCGCCAGGCTGACATCGCCGTCTCCTACCAGCCGCAGCTGCACCTGCAGGTCGCTGCGGGTCTGCCGCTCGCCCGCATCGGGACCATGGTGGCGACACCCTTGGTCACCGTGGTGGCGCTGGCCGATGGGCCGGTGAAGACCATGGCCGACCTGAAAGGCCGCAAAATCGGCTATTCGGTCGCCGGATCGGAGGAGGCCTTGCTCAAGGCCATGCTGGCGAAGAACGGCCTCAAGCTCACCGACGTGACCCTGGTCAACGTCAACTTCGCGCTCGTACAAGCGCTCCTCTCCGAGCAGGTCGCCGCCGTCATCGGCGCCTACCGCAATTTCGAGCTGAACCAGCTGGAAATCGAGAAGCGCCCCGGCCGCGCGTTCTATCCCGAGGAGGAAGGGGTTCCGGCATTCGACGAGCTCATCTTCGTCGCGCGCAACGACCGCCTGTCGGACCCGAACTTTCGCAAGTTTCTCGATGCGGTCGAGCGCGGCACGCTGTTCCTCATCAACCACCCAGAGGAGAGCTGGGGCTTGTTCATCAAGAACCACAAGGAGCTCGACGATGAGCTGAATCGCCGAGCTTGGCGCGACACGCTGCCCCGCTTCGCCCACAGCCCGGCTGCCCTCGACGCGCAACGCTATGAGCGCTTCGCCCGGTTCCTCAACGCAGCCGGCCTCATCCCCTCTGTGCCGGCGCTGTCCAGTTATGCCGTGGAGCTCAAATAG